The sequence GATGAGGGTTCGATTCCCTTCACCCGCTCCAATTTACATATGATAGACTTTCTCATTAGAGGAAGTCTTTTTTTATTGTTCTGAGACTGAAATTTAGGAGGTAAATGTGGAAGAATGTAATAAATGAGTAGATTTTAGTGTGGATCAATGAGTAACAGCTTTATTTTAGTAGGATAAGGGGGGAGATTCGAAGTTTTTCAATATTATAGATAGTATTAGTAGCATTTTGTACAGGAATGGAGTTGAAAAAAGACTATTTTAGAGTGAAAATGATAATTTTACATAAAAAAGCGACTCTCTATAACTATATAACTGCTAGATTTATAGGCACTTGATAATTTATTATCGAGTTTAGCAGATATATTATCGACTTTTCGGATTTATTATCGAGTTTGGCAGATATATTATCGACCTTTCGATTTTATTATCGACTTTGCTACATTTATTATCGACTTTCCAATTTTATTTTCAAATTCACCACATTTATTTTCAATTCCAGCATTTTATTTTCAAAATCGCATTGTACCCTACGTTCACCTTATCAAGCCAAAGAAACCCAACCTTTTCATTTACCCATCACCAACCCATCCCAAACCCATCTAGTCAAAATTTTGCACCTTCTTTGTCAATTGAGTCCCCCTATTTAAGAAAGCGCTCCCATTATAATGTAAGAAAGCGATTACATTATTAGGGGTGGTGATACGGGTGGAAACCAAGATTCAGACTGGACCAGTAAGCCCAGATGCGCAAATCAAGGCGGTTACGAAGAAGAAGTTCAAGTATAAGAGCTTGCTGACGTATGCTGCCTTTGTTGGACCGGCACTTATATTTTTTTTAGTGATTCAGATTCTTCCATTTTTGATGGGGGTGTATTATTCGTTTACCTCATGGAATGGTGTCAGCTCAGTTGTAGAGTGGGTTGGATTTGATAACTACAAAAAGATCTTCACAGATGATAAGACATTTTTTAATTCCTTTATGTTCACGACGAAGTTTATGTTTGCGGCTGTGATTATTAGTAATTTAATAGGTTTCGGGTTTGCACTTTTACTGAATGCAGCATTGAAGACGCGAAACATTTTGCGGACAGTGTTTTTTATTCCCAACGTAATTGGTGGATTGCTACTCGGATTCATCTGGCAGTTCATCTTTGTGAAAGGATTTGCATCACTCGGGAATATGACGGGGATCGGATTCTTTAAAATGCCTTGGCTTGGTGATGAGACGACGGCATTCTGGGGGATTGTCATCGTGTTTGCATGGCAGATCAGTGGTTATATGATGGTCATCTATGTTGCGGCATTGCAAGGGGTGGATAATTCACTTTTGGAAGCAGCGAGGATAGATGGAGCATCCAACTGGACGTTGTTGACGAAGATTATCATTCCGTTGATTTTACCGGCATTCACAATTTGCTTCTTCTTGACGATTTCAATGGCCTTTAAGATATTCGATTTGAACATCTCGTTAACAGGCGGGGGACCATTCAATTCTACACAATCTGTGGCGATCAATATTTATCAAGAAGCGTTCCAGAATAACCGTTATGGCCTGGGAACAGCGAAATCGATCCTGTTCTTTGTGGTAGTGGCAGTGTTTACAACGGTTCAGGTGATGGTGACGAAGAAGAAGGAGGTTCAGGCGTAATGGGCAATCGCTATACGAAAAGAACGTTTGTATTAGAGATTATCGGAATTGTCATAGGGCTCATTTTCCTTATTCCTTTCTACTTCGTACTGATCAACTCAGTGAAGCCGTTTGCAGCGATTTTGATCGATGCGGCGGCGTGGCCAAAGGAATTTGTTTTCTCTAACTATGCGAAGGTGTGGGAGATCATCAATTTCCCCCGTGCTTTCTGGAACTCCTTGGTCATCACCGTTTTCAGTAACATTGGATTAGTGATTATCAGCTCCATGGCGGCGTGGAAGATGGTACGTACGCCAGGGAAGTTCAGCAAAATTTTATTTGTCATCTTTGTTTCAGCCATGGTCATTCCGTTCCAGACGGTGATGATTCCTCTTATGAAGGTAGGAGGGACGTTGGGACTTACGAATAGTATTCCAGGTTTGATCATCATGTACTTCGGATTTGGCGTGCCACTTTCTCTTTTCTTATATCATGGATTTGTGAAAACCGTTCCGATTGAGATTGAAGAATCCGCGATGATTGATGGCTGCAGTCAGTTTGGTGTGTTCTGGAGAATTGTATTCCCATTACTTAAGCCGATAACAGTAACCGTGGTCATTTTGAACACTTTATGGATTTGGAATGACTATCTTCTTCCCCTTCTTGTATTACAGGATGCGGAACTGCGTACGATTCCACTCGCAGCAAGCTCATTCTTCGCTCAGTATACGAAGCAATGGGATATGGGTCTTGCAGCATTGGTGCTTGGCATTACACCGATCATCATTTTCTTCTTATTTTTACAGAAGCATATCATCAAAGGTATTGCTTCAGGGTCAATTAAGTAGATATAAAGTTTCTGTCGAGATGGTCTATCATTGATACAGAAATTTATATAAAATAATTTATATCAGGGAGGTCAATCCATTTATGAAACGTATACTTTTACTTTGTATGTCTTTGGTTTTAGTATTTGGTATTATTGCTGGCTGTTCTTCTAAAGACACTACAAGCAAATCAGGTGGAGAGTCTGGATCAGGTGACGATGTAGTTACCCTTAATTTCTTCCAGTTCAAGGTTGAAATTGCCGATCAGCTTCAAGAAATGATCAATGAGTTCGAAGCTGAGCATCCAAACATTAAGATTAAGCTTGAAACAGTTGGTGGAGGTGCCGATTACGGTGCTGCTTTGAAAGCGAAATTTGCTTCTGGTGAAGAGCCGGACATTTTCAACAACGGTGGTTTTAAAGAGTTAGAGCTTTGGAAAGAGAAGTTAGCAGATCTTTCCGGTGAGCCATGGGTTGAGCATGTTCTTCCGATCGGTAAAGTGCCGATGACGGATGAAGATGGCAAGCTTTATGGTATGCCGGTTAACCTTGAAGGCTACGGATTT is a genomic window of Rossellomorea sp. y25 containing:
- a CDS encoding sugar ABC transporter permease; this translates as METKIQTGPVSPDAQIKAVTKKKFKYKSLLTYAAFVGPALIFFLVIQILPFLMGVYYSFTSWNGVSSVVEWVGFDNYKKIFTDDKTFFNSFMFTTKFMFAAVIISNLIGFGFALLLNAALKTRNILRTVFFIPNVIGGLLLGFIWQFIFVKGFASLGNMTGIGFFKMPWLGDETTAFWGIVIVFAWQISGYMMVIYVAALQGVDNSLLEAARIDGASNWTLLTKIIIPLILPAFTICFFLTISMAFKIFDLNISLTGGGPFNSTQSVAINIYQEAFQNNRYGLGTAKSILFFVVVAVFTTVQVMVTKKKEVQA
- a CDS encoding carbohydrate ABC transporter permease; amino-acid sequence: MGNRYTKRTFVLEIIGIVIGLIFLIPFYFVLINSVKPFAAILIDAAAWPKEFVFSNYAKVWEIINFPRAFWNSLVITVFSNIGLVIISSMAAWKMVRTPGKFSKILFVIFVSAMVIPFQTVMIPLMKVGGTLGLTNSIPGLIIMYFGFGVPLSLFLYHGFVKTVPIEIEESAMIDGCSQFGVFWRIVFPLLKPITVTVVILNTLWIWNDYLLPLLVLQDAELRTIPLAASSFFAQYTKQWDMGLAALVLGITPIIIFFLFLQKHIIKGIASGSIK